The sequence GGCGTCGTTCCTCTGCAGCATATCCTAAGGGCGTCATGGCTACTACACGTACATCCTCAGGAACATTTAGCGCTTTCCTTGCTTTCTCTTCTGTAAACAGGCCCTGCCAGCAAGTCCCTAACCCTTGTTGGGTGGCAGCCAACAACAAATGCTCCATTGCGAGTCCTGCATCAAGCATCATAAAGTCCTTGCCTTCCCATACTTCAGATTCCTTAGGTACAGCACAGAGCACAACGACGATCGGGGCTCCTGTTAAGGCCTTCCGCCCAGGATTGCTCTCCTCCATACAATCTGCCAATGCTTGCCGTCCAGTTGCATCTTCAACAACTATGAAACGCCAACACTGCATGTTCTTCCAGGATGGCGCCAACCGAGCCGATTCCAAGATATACTCTAATTTCTCCCGTTCAACTGGCTTATCCTGATAGGTTCGTAAACTTCGCCGGGTCTGAACTACTTCAAGGAAATCCAAGCTAATCCCTCCTCTAATTCTCTTGTACTACGTACAACGTCCTTAACTTTAAACTAAGTTTATTCTCTAAGGTTCCCCAAATTTCCTGCTTTCATTAACGACCTATGCCCTCAAATGCTTTGCTACAACAACCCTCTGAATCTGATTTGTACCCTCGTAAATTTGCGTGATCTTAGCATCTCGCATATAACGTTCAACCTTATACTCCTTACAGTAACCATACCCACCAAAAATTTGCACCGCATCCGCTGTAACCTTAACAGCTGTATCGCTGGCAAACATTTTAGCCATCGAAGCTTCCTTAGCATAAGGGAGTCCGGCCATCCTCTTGGAGGCTGCCTGATAAACGAGCAGTTTTGCTGCTTCGATCTGAGTTGCCATATCCGCAAGCATGAATTGAATCCCTTGGAAGTTGCCGATGGGTTGTTTAAACTGTACCCGTTCTTGAGAATAGGCGAGTGCTGCCTCGAATGCTGCTTCAGCGATTCCCAAGGCCTGGGCACCGATCCCGATCCGACCGCCATCAAGCAGAGACATCGCAACCTTGAATCCTTGCCCTTCTCCACCCAAAATGTTTTCTGCAGGGACCATGGCATCTTCAAAAATTAATTCACACGTTGCCGAGCCATTTAAGCCCATTTTCTCTTCCTTTTTCCCGATTTTGAATCCTGGTGTGTCCTTATCTACTAGGAAAGAAGTAACCCCATGGGACCCTTTAGAACGATCTGTGGATGCCATGACTAAATATACTTCAGCATAACCTGCATTTGTGATAAAACGTTTTGTCCCATTCAAGATGTAGTGATCCCCTTGACGAACCGCGGTTGTCTGCAAGCTGGATGCGTCCGAACCAGCGTTAGCCTCTGTCAAAGCAAATGCCCCAATGAATTGCCCACTGGCAAGCTTCGGTAAGTACTTCTTCTTTTGTTCATCTGTCCCGAAATAGAGAATTGGGAAACTCCCTACCGACGTATGGACCGCTAAAATCACAGCGGTAGAGGCGCATCCTTTGGCAATTTCTTCGATAGCCAAAATATAAGATAAGAAATCCGCGCCAGCGCCACCGTATTCCTCTGGTAGGGGAATTCCCATGAGTCCGAGTTCACCCATTTTACGGATAGTTTTCAAAGGAAACTCGTGGGTTTCATCTGTGATCACTGCTTGCGGAACAACTTCCTCCTGGACAAAATCGCGCACCATCTTTTGCATCATCAATTGGTCCTCGTTAAGTTGAAAATCCATCTTTCTCCACCCCTTCTATTCTCTACTTCATTCTTTATTACCTAAACTTTATTTCCTACGCTTTTCTTTACAATTCCTAGTTTCCGATCCTCTTTTCTTAAACCCCGTACACCTCAAGCATGATCGCATCTCCTTGGGCTGCGCCACTACAGATCGCTGCGATCCCAATTCCGCCGCCACGGCGACGCAATTCGTAAATCAAGGTCATAATGACTCTTGCCCCACTGGCCCCTATGGGATGGCCTAATGCGATGGCCCCTCCATTGACATTGACTTTATCGGGATCCCAATTAGCAATTTTTTGACTTGTTAAGGCCACTGCCGCAAACGCTTCATTTGCTTCAATTAAGTCGATATCTCCGATCGTCATCCCTTTTTGCTTTAGGAGTTTATTAATTGCCAGTCCAGGAGTGGCAGCAATATATGCCGCTTCTTGCCCAACACTAGCGTGCCCAAGTATCGTGGCCAATGGCTTTTTACCCATTTCACGGGCTTTTTCCTCACTCATGAGAACCATAGCACCAGCCCCATCATTGACACCAGGTGCGTTTCCAGCTGTGACTGTTCCGTCTTTTACAAAAATCGGAGGTAACGCAGCTAGCTTTGCCAAAGTAGAATCCCGACGAGGGCCTTCATCCACAGCAAACCAGAGAGATTCCCCTTTTCTTTGCGGGATTTCCACTGGAGCGATCTCTTCAACGAACTTACCCTCCTCAATGGCCTTAGAGGCTAATTGTTGGGATCTAAGTGCAAAGGCATCCTGCTCTTCACGTGAAACACCATATTCTTTAGCCACGGTAGAACCATGAACGGCCATATGAACATTATGGAAAGCACACCACAAACCGTCATTGACCATTAAATCGATAATGCTGTCATTTCCCATCCGATAACCAAATCGAGCCTTCTTTAGGGCAAACGGCGCATTGGACATACTCTCCATTCCGCCCGCAATAATAACGTCCGCATCTCCAGCACGGATAATGGTTTCTCCCAAGGTCACAGCACGCATCCCAGAAGCACATACTTTATTAATCGTCTCGGAGGTGACTTCCACTGGGAGTCCGGCTTTGATACTCGCTTGACGCGAGGGGACCTGTCCTGCTCCAGCCTGGATAACCATCCCCATGAGAACATTATCGACGATGCCTCCGGGAAGATCTGCACGTTTAAGCGCTTCCCGAATCACATGTGCCCCAAGATCAACAGCGGGAATATCCTTAAGACCTCCGCCCATCGTACCAAAAGGAGTCCTAGCAGCACTGACAATAACTACTCTAGACAAATTGATCTTTCCTCCTCTTACTTTTTGATGTCTCCGTCTTCCCCTTTTACTATTCTATTCCGCATGACCGGAATCCTTCTTGCAAATCAAAATTTTCTAACTATTCCGTTAAATATGTGCTTGGGCCCACGACATCATGAGGTGAGGTGTTGTAACGTGAAGTTCCCCTATTCCTCCCACCAAGGTCTCTTATTAACTACGACGTCACTCCTAACCAAACCAGTTTCCCTCATTCCGCACTGTTCAGGGTAATTAGTTTGGCTATTCCTAAATTCGTCATACCTGCTTTCGTTATAACCCGATCCTTCAGATTTCACGTTTTCATCTTCCCTATCCCAAGACCACTCGACATCTGGTTCCTTTGCGGATGTTATCTTCGCTTCACTAATCTCCTGAAACTCGCTCTCCGAGTTTTTAATCCATTGAGAACTGGGTGTATTTCTTTTCTTTTGGAGATCTTCCTCTGTATCCCAATCAAACTCACTGCTGGCAAGATCATCAGAGCCATAGCCAGCATAAGAAGGTGTAGAATATGAACTTTTTCTTCCTTGCCAGGCGCCCGCGACAGCCCCTTTCCCTCCACCTGCCCCAACCGCACCAGCGACCAAACCGATCATTGCACCTTCAGCAAGTATTTGAATAAAACCCCACCCTCGGATTGGGAGAAATAATGCTAGCAAAAGCGTCCCCACTATAACATAACCTGCTCCAGCAGCCCCCCCCATGAACCATATCCCACTTTCTTTTGCCGTGCGATACCCACCTACCGAGCAACTTGCAAAAAGCCCGATATCTAAAAGTAGAGAGACGCTCAGTCCCCCAAGACCCATGGCACCCCATACAATTCCAGCAAAAAGAGTTAAGACTGTGATAAGTAAGGCTGTTGTAATTCCTCTCAAAACGTATGAACCCACTCTTAAGACCTCCTCTTTCCAAATATCGATTCATCGAATGCCAAAAATCTAGCGTTTAAACTTTACTCCATCATACGCAGAACTCGTCCAATAAATTCCGTTCTTATCCCATTATTACCCATTACCACGTCTCCTTCTTCGGGAATATAGTGTACTATGCCGCACGAAAAGGAGGAGTCCCTATGGATTATGCACGTTATGTTGTGCAACCAGGCGACACGATTTATAAAATCGCTAAAGCCTACAACTTCACAATGGCAGAAATCATTCACCTCAATCATTTGAAGCACCCTGATCGCATTTATGCTGGTCAAGTACTATTGCTACCTGTCCTTGAAACACACGAACCTACTCCTGATCAGATTCCCGAACCAAACTATACATATGCCATGTGGCTATTTGAGGCGTATGCAGGTGCGGATTCGGAATTAACAGCCATCACAACCTACCTTTATCAAGCTGTACTCCTGGATCGGCCAGAGTTTGATGCCTTGTTAAGGCCGATTGCTTATGACGAAATGCAACATCTAGAAAAATTAGCCCTTGCCTTACGTCATCTTGGTGTAGACCCCAGATATGGTTCATTCAAGAACGGCCACTGGATCGATTGGCGATCACGGTTTATCGACTATACGAGCGAACTTTGCTCACTTCTTGATGTAAACATTGAAGACGAGGCCAAAGCCCATCATGAATATCTAGAACTTGCTCAGAAAATACCCATTCCAGAAATCCAATGTATTCTGACAGAAATAGCTGCTGATGAAGAACGCCACTATCACCTATTCTGTCAAGCGAAACAACAATATTGTAGTGAATGTTCCGGTCCACCCCTACCGCCATGTTCCCCGCCACCCATCTATACCCCGATAGAAACTCCGGAAATCCCGCCCAACTTGCCTGGACCCCATGATGGCGGAAGAGGGTAACAACTTTTTCTTTTCAGTTGACATAGGTTCCGTTATACTAGAGACTAACGTAATCCACTGTGCCACAATCTCTGTTAACACTCAGAAAGGCCGTTGCGTATCATTACGCTACGGCCTTTCTCAATATCTAAAAGAGGAGTGTCTGGATTGAATCTGAACAAAAGCAAATGGGCTGATCTTTCCTTACTTTTGGTAACCTTAGTTTGGGGTTCCACCTTTGTCATCGTCAAATGGGCAATCGAGGATCTTCCCCCATTTCCATTTCTTGCAATTCGCTTTGCCTTCGCGTTTATTAGCTTATTGCCTTTTCTCTGGTTCCAACGTATGCACATCTCTGAAGGAGCCCTAATTCAAGGAGTATCCTTGGGGGTCTTTCTCTTTTCTGGGTACGCCTTTCAAACGGTCGGATTGCAATATACGACTGCCTCTAACGCTGGTTTTATAACCGGTCTCTCCGTCGTCTTTGTCCCAGCCCTAGTTACCATTACGACACGAAAGCTTCCACGTCCGGGCCTAGTTCTCGGCATTACGAGCGCTTTAATAGGCTTAGCATTTCTCTCCCTGGGTGACCGTTTTCAACTCAACAAAGGGGATATAATGGTGCTCCTCTGTGCCTTAAGCTTTGCCTTACATATCTTTTTAGTCGGGCGTTATGCTCCTCATACTAATGCTACAGTGTTGGCCGCTGTCCAAATCCTTACGGTGAGCGTTTTGAGCGGGATTTTCTCCCTACTGGTACCTCAGCCTGCTCTGCATTTTAGCTCGACAGCCTGGATTGCCTTGCTAGTCACTGCCATTCCTGCGACCTCGCTTGCTTTCTTTGTACAAACAAAAATGCAACAATTCACAACCTCGACCCATACAGCCCTCATTTTTTCCATGGAACCCGTTTTCTCAGCCATCTCTGCCTTTTTCCTTGCCGGAGAAATCTTAACCCATAAAGGGCTGTTTGGCGCTGGATTGGTCTTGGGAGGTATGCTCATTGCCGAGTTTACTGGATCGGAAAACGAAAAACTGTCAGAATAAACAGAAGGTAAAAAACTCCTCCGATCAGAAGATCGGTAGGGAAAATCACACCTTTTCGTCGGAGAGAACTATAAGGAATCATTGCGGCTCCCAAGGCAAGAAATGCACTCCATAGTGCCAAAGTGTCTAACTTCCAAGGCGTAATAACAATCCCGATCGCCGGAATCACAGAGCTTTGAAACACCATAGCTCCCGTCAAATTCCCCATTGCTAAGGTGTCTTTACCACGACGGATCCAAAGGACACTATTAAACTTTTCCGGTAATTCCGTAGCAATCGGTGTAATGATCAAGGCGAGCACAAAAACAGGAATTCCGACAGACACCGCGATAGGCTCCACAGCATCCACAAAACCGCTCGCCCCAAACACAATCGCCATGAGAGCCAACGAGATCTGTAGTAGAATCATTATCATTGAGGGGTTAGGCGTTCGTCTTGCCATATAGAGCGGAGCTAACTTTTCGTGTGTGCACCCATCTTTACAGTCACGCAATGTTTGATACACATAAACCCCATAAGCCGCGACTAATACTAACGACGCTCCATTTTTAAGCGTTTGATTGGGCAAAAAAGAGGCTAGAATGGCCATAGAATAAACAATGAGGAAAAACTTCAGATCACGTTTTACGACCACAGGATCTAAAAGAAGGGGACGATTCTTCCGACGGAACAAAAGTACAGAAAGCCCTGTGACAAAGAAAGCAAGTGTCGCCAGCATAAACGGCGCACCCAAAATAGCTCCAATCCCGATATCCGACCCTTCCGTGCCGTTACCCCCACTCAAAAAGGCCATAATCGGAACCATAGTCTCTGGCAAAGCCGTTCCAACTGCCGCCAAGATACTTCCAACAGCTCCAGCCCCAAGTTTGAGCCTTTGCCCTAGCCACTCAATTCCATTAGTAAATGCTTCTGCTCCGATCAAGATAATACCTAAACTCACAATAAGTAACCCTATATCTTTCAAACATCCCTCTCCCTTCTTCTTGCCCAGATACCGAGGGTTCCTGATTATCATCACTCACTCTAAATATACGAGAGTGAGATTTTTTTATGTATCAGAACAAGAGGAACGCCGTAATTTGGAGACGGAAAAGGGGACAGTCCTTGCTTGCATGTTCGATGCAAGCCAAGAACTGTCCCCTTTCTCGATTACAAGACGGTGCACGTGAAATATGCCGTCCACCCAAATGGTCCATCCCCCGTCCGTCCTCCGTCTCCCCGACCCAAGCCAGGGACGCAGTGTGACACAGCGCGACGTCTTTACGTCAGCAGCCCAGCAAACTTCCGTTCAAGCGAACCGACCTCACTTTCACGTAGACGGTGCACATTAAATGTGCCGTCCACCCAAATGGTCCATCCCCCGTCCGTCCTCCGTCTCCCCAACCCAAGCCAGGGACGCAGTGTGACACAGCGCGACGTCTTTACGTAAGCA is a genomic window of Desulfosporosinus sp. Sb-LF containing:
- a CDS encoding nitroreductase family protein, which produces MDFLEVVQTRRSLRTYQDKPVEREKLEYILESARLAPSWKNMQCWRFIVVEDATGRQALADCMEESNPGRKALTGAPIVVVLCAVPKESEVWEGKDFMMLDAGLAMEHLLLAATQQGLGTCWQGLFTEEKARKALNVPEDVRVVAMTPLGYAAEERRPRPRKAMTEIVFHGKWGQA
- a CDS encoding acyl-CoA dehydrogenase, coding for MDFQLNEDQLMMQKMVRDFVQEEVVPQAVITDETHEFPLKTIRKMGELGLMGIPLPEEYGGAGADFLSYILAIEEIAKGCASTAVILAVHTSVGSFPILYFGTDEQKKKYLPKLASGQFIGAFALTEANAGSDASSLQTTAVRQGDHYILNGTKRFITNAGYAEVYLVMASTDRSKGSHGVTSFLVDKDTPGFKIGKKEEKMGLNGSATCELIFEDAMVPAENILGGEGQGFKVAMSLLDGGRIGIGAQALGIAEAAFEAALAYSQERVQFKQPIGNFQGIQFMLADMATQIEAAKLLVYQAASKRMAGLPYAKEASMAKMFASDTAVKVTADAVQIFGGYGYCKEYKVERYMRDAKITQIYEGTNQIQRVVVAKHLRA
- a CDS encoding acetyl-CoA C-acetyltransferase; this encodes MSRVVIVSAARTPFGTMGGGLKDIPAVDLGAHVIREALKRADLPGGIVDNVLMGMVIQAGAGQVPSRQASIKAGLPVEVTSETINKVCASGMRAVTLGETIIRAGDADVIIAGGMESMSNAPFALKKARFGYRMGNDSIIDLMVNDGLWCAFHNVHMAVHGSTVAKEYGVSREEQDAFALRSQQLASKAIEEGKFVEEIAPVEIPQRKGESLWFAVDEGPRRDSTLAKLAALPPIFVKDGTVTAGNAPGVNDGAGAMVLMSEEKAREMGKKPLATILGHASVGQEAAYIAATPGLAINKLLKQKGMTIGDIDLIEANEAFAAVALTSQKIANWDPDKVNVNGGAIALGHPIGASGARVIMTLIYELRRRGGGIGIAAICSGAAQGDAIMLEVYGV
- a CDS encoding TIGR04086 family membrane protein; amino-acid sequence: MGSYVLRGITTALLITVLTLFAGIVWGAMGLGGLSVSLLLDIGLFASCSVGGYRTAKESGIWFMGGAAGAGYVIVGTLLLALFLPIRGWGFIQILAEGAMIGLVAGAVGAGGGKGAVAGAWQGRKSSYSTPSYAGYGSDDLASSEFDWDTEEDLQKKRNTPSSQWIKNSESEFQEISEAKITSAKEPDVEWSWDREDENVKSEGSGYNESRYDEFRNSQTNYPEQCGMRETGLVRSDVVVNKRPWWEE
- a CDS encoding LysM peptidoglycan-binding domain-containing protein, which encodes MDYARYVVQPGDTIYKIAKAYNFTMAEIIHLNHLKHPDRIYAGQVLLLPVLETHEPTPDQIPEPNYTYAMWLFEAYAGADSELTAITTYLYQAVLLDRPEFDALLRPIAYDEMQHLEKLALALRHLGVDPRYGSFKNGHWIDWRSRFIDYTSELCSLLDVNIEDEAKAHHEYLELAQKIPIPEIQCILTEIAADEERHYHLFCQAKQQYCSECSGPPLPPCSPPPIYTPIETPEIPPNLPGPHDGGRG
- a CDS encoding DMT family transporter; translated protein: MNLNKSKWADLSLLLVTLVWGSTFVIVKWAIEDLPPFPFLAIRFAFAFISLLPFLWFQRMHISEGALIQGVSLGVFLFSGYAFQTVGLQYTTASNAGFITGLSVVFVPALVTITTRKLPRPGLVLGITSALIGLAFLSLGDRFQLNKGDIMVLLCALSFALHIFLVGRYAPHTNATVLAAVQILTVSVLSGIFSLLVPQPALHFSSTAWIALLVTAIPATSLAFFVQTKMQQFTTSTHTALIFSMEPVFSAISAFFLAGEILTHKGLFGAGLVLGGMLIAEFTGSENEKLSE
- a CDS encoding sodium:calcium antiporter, encoding MKDIGLLIVSLGIILIGAEAFTNGIEWLGQRLKLGAGAVGSILAAVGTALPETMVPIMAFLSGGNGTEGSDIGIGAILGAPFMLATLAFFVTGLSVLLFRRKNRPLLLDPVVVKRDLKFFLIVYSMAILASFLPNQTLKNGASLVLVAAYGVYVYQTLRDCKDGCTHEKLAPLYMARRTPNPSMIMILLQISLALMAIVFGASGFVDAVEPIAVSVGIPVFVLALIITPIATELPEKFNSVLWIRRGKDTLAMGNLTGAMVFQSSVIPAIGIVITPWKLDTLALWSAFLALGAAMIPYSSLRRKGVIFPTDLLIGGVFYLLFILTVFRFPIQ